A single window of Nocardia sp. NBC_01327 DNA harbors:
- a CDS encoding ATP-binding protein has protein sequence MPAESLRLSARSDDGRSFIVANAAGSAFVAGSLIVIVSDRHRQLALVEDRSETTPVRLRGRLIGELTEEGMNTRASHTFEHGLVEAADVATVETLHETTGAMLEVGVGLTQPGGPARLLPQRFNRHTFWCGQSGSGKTYALGVVLEQLIAHTALPVVIFDPNSDFVRLGELHPDATGPTAKALRERDIRVLRPHGEPGARLRARFLGLPLSSKAAILQIDPIADREEFNELIHLRSIIESGELFDVLPQLLAGENAAQRRLAERVENLGLLDWEVWARQEPAVTEIVGERPDVTVLDLGGFSTPEQQLVVALSLLDSLWERREERRPVLLVIDEAHNLASPRLDSPIAVAVRERLIQIAAEGRKFGLWLLLSTQRPAKVHPGIISQCDNLALMKMTSPADLEELGTYFGYAPAALLERSPWFRQGEALFAGGFVPAPALVKVHTRLTREGGSDVRVPMR, from the coding sequence ATGCCCGCCGAATCCCTGCGCTTGTCCGCCCGTTCCGACGATGGACGATCGTTCATCGTCGCAAACGCGGCAGGCAGTGCCTTCGTCGCCGGATCGCTGATCGTCATCGTGAGCGATCGGCACCGCCAGCTCGCACTCGTCGAGGATCGCTCGGAGACCACGCCGGTGCGCTTGCGCGGACGCCTGATCGGGGAGCTCACCGAGGAGGGGATGAACACTCGCGCGAGCCACACCTTCGAGCACGGTCTGGTGGAGGCGGCCGATGTCGCGACGGTGGAGACCCTGCACGAAACCACCGGCGCCATGCTCGAAGTCGGCGTCGGACTCACCCAGCCGGGTGGGCCGGCGCGGCTGCTGCCGCAGCGGTTCAACCGGCACACCTTCTGGTGCGGGCAGAGCGGTTCGGGTAAGACCTATGCCCTGGGGGTGGTGCTCGAACAACTCATCGCGCACACCGCCCTGCCGGTGGTGATCTTCGATCCGAACTCCGATTTCGTGCGTCTCGGCGAGCTGCACCCGGACGCCACCGGGCCGACCGCGAAAGCCTTGCGCGAGCGCGATATTCGCGTGCTCCGCCCGCACGGCGAACCCGGTGCGCGATTGCGCGCCCGCTTCCTCGGCCTGCCGCTGTCGTCGAAAGCCGCCATCCTGCAGATCGATCCGATCGCCGATCGGGAGGAGTTCAACGAACTCATCCACCTCCGCTCGATCATCGAGTCCGGTGAACTCTTCGATGTGCTGCCGCAGCTGCTTGCCGGTGAGAACGCCGCACAGCGCCGGCTCGCCGAGCGGGTAGAGAACCTCGGACTGCTGGACTGGGAGGTCTGGGCCCGCCAGGAGCCCGCGGTCACCGAAATCGTCGGCGAGCGACCGGATGTCACGGTGCTCGATCTCGGCGGCTTCTCCACACCGGAACAGCAACTGGTAGTGGCACTTTCACTCCTGGACAGTCTCTGGGAACGCCGTGAGGAGCGCCGGCCGGTCCTGCTGGTCATCGACGAGGCGCACAATCTCGCCTCACCACGCCTGGATTCGCCGATCGCGGTCGCGGTGCGGGAGCGGCTCATCCAAATCGCTGCGGAGGGACGCAAATTCGGCCTCTGGCTACTGCTTTCGACACAACGACCCGCAAAGGTGCACCCGGGCATCATCTCTCAGTGCGACAACCTCGCACTGATGAAGATGACCTCGCCCGCCGATCTCGAGGAACTCGGCACCTACTTCGGCTACGCACCGGCGGCGCTGCTCGAGCGCTCCCCGTGGTTCCGGCAGGGCGAGGCGCTCTTCGCGGGCGGATTCGTGCCCGCACCGGCACTGGTGAAGGTCCATACACGATTGACCCGTGAGGGCGGTAGCGACGTTCGTGTCCCTATGCGGTGA
- a CDS encoding carboxymuconolactone decarboxylase family protein produces the protein MGATRLPAVSPKQAGPLTRAVYWYLKRRLGEVPEPFAVLANHPGVFVASAVHEGLAEKACTVLPANVREIAVYRVARTVGCSWCVDFGTMLMRLSDLDVDKLRYIDDYASSPAYSADERAALAYADAMTATPLTVTDEQVTDLKLRFGAKGVTELTYQIGLENSRARAYHALGITDQGFSRDSCRVPWA, from the coding sequence ATGGGCGCCACCCGACTCCCCGCCGTCAGCCCGAAGCAGGCCGGGCCACTGACCCGAGCTGTCTACTGGTATCTGAAGCGCCGCCTGGGCGAGGTGCCCGAGCCCTTCGCCGTGCTCGCGAATCATCCGGGTGTCTTCGTAGCCTCGGCCGTGCACGAAGGTCTCGCCGAGAAGGCGTGCACGGTATTACCGGCGAACGTCCGCGAGATCGCCGTCTACCGGGTGGCCCGGACCGTCGGCTGCTCCTGGTGCGTGGACTTCGGCACCATGCTCATGCGGCTCTCCGACCTGGATGTCGACAAGCTCCGCTACATCGACGATTACGCGTCCTCCCCCGCCTACAGTGCCGACGAACGCGCTGCTCTCGCCTATGCCGACGCAATGACCGCCACCCCGCTCACCGTCACCGACGAACAGGTCACCGACCTGAAGCTGCGCTTCGGGGCGAAGGGTGTCACAGAGCTGACGTATCAGATCGGCCTGGAGAACTCCCGAGCTCGCGCGTATCACGCCCTCGGCATCACCGATCAGGGCTTCAGTAGGGATTCCTGCCGTGTGCCGTGGGCCTGA
- a CDS encoding dihydrofolate reductase family protein, which yields MELSVTQFVTLDGVYQAPGGPQEDPSGGFTHGGWSAPYGDEAFGEFMVSVFDRVDAFLLGRRTYDIFASYWPLHDDPADPLASKLNSLPKYVATSTLDHADWSGAELLRGDLGKEVAELKARPGRELQVHGSGNLAQSLLALGLVDTLNVLTFPVILGSGKRFFADGAQPAGLTLTETHSTPAGVVISSYRKAGAPTYGDLSAE from the coding sequence ATGGAACTCTCGGTCACCCAGTTCGTGACCCTGGACGGCGTGTACCAGGCGCCGGGCGGGCCGCAGGAGGATCCCAGCGGCGGGTTCACCCACGGCGGCTGGTCGGCGCCCTACGGCGACGAGGCCTTCGGGGAGTTCATGGTCTCGGTCTTCGATCGGGTCGACGCCTTCCTGCTGGGCCGGCGCACCTACGACATCTTCGCCTCGTACTGGCCGCTGCACGACGACCCGGCCGATCCCCTTGCGTCCAAGCTCAATTCGCTGCCCAAGTACGTGGCGACCAGCACCCTCGACCATGCCGACTGGTCGGGCGCCGAACTGCTGCGGGGTGATCTCGGCAAGGAGGTCGCCGAACTCAAGGCGCGCCCCGGACGGGAATTGCAGGTGCACGGCAGCGGCAATCTCGCGCAGTCGCTGCTCGCGCTCGGCCTGGTGGACACCCTGAATGTGCTGACCTTCCCGGTCATTCTCGGCAGCGGCAAGCGGTTCTTCGCCGACGGCGCACAACCGGCCGGTCTCACTCTCACCGAAACCCACAGCACGCCTGCCGGTGTCGTGATCAGCAGCTACCGCAAGGCGGGTGCACCGACGTACGGCGATCTCAGCGCGGAGTGA
- a CDS encoding nuclear transport factor 2 family protein codes for MAAQPRDVVEQYVKLVATGPTDDIVKLYAADATVEDPIGSEPRRGHEAIRELYAALEHVSERQTEIHTLKVAGKHAAVSFTLVTKFGDQQMTLSPIDIMEFDDEGKIVSMRAYWGQDDMALTKQQ; via the coding sequence ATGGCAGCGCAGCCCCGTGATGTGGTCGAACAGTATGTGAAGTTGGTGGCCACCGGGCCCACCGACGACATCGTCAAGCTGTATGCGGCGGACGCGACCGTGGAGGATCCCATCGGCAGCGAGCCCCGGCGCGGGCACGAGGCCATTCGGGAGCTGTACGCCGCGCTCGAGCATGTGTCGGAGCGGCAGACCGAGATCCACACCCTGAAGGTCGCCGGAAAGCATGCGGCCGTATCCTTCACGCTCGTGACGAAGTTCGGCGACCAGCAGATGACGCTGTCGCCGATCGACATCATGGAATTCGACGACGAGGGCAAGATCGTCTCCATGCGCGCCTACTGGGGCCAGGACGATATGGCACTGACCAAGCAGCAGTAG
- a CDS encoding CPBP family intramembrane glutamic endopeptidase yields the protein MNTHHTRALPSPDSTSAEDRFGRLIERNDGDDFPFYNGVPVALSVRQWVVAIIAVVAGFVALIAIPQPNNFVALIPRALFVGIPLLTLALITRDHWRALFREVRGRDVRTMFGFALLNIVVSFVLALIVSALFGVASNEVMEDAGQSTALDTAAFYVGTGIQLVGEEVFTMLPFLALMSFVFGRVKPSRRTAIVLAWLVSAVWFGAAHLPTYDWNFAQAFIIIGGARLVLTLAYIRTKNLWVSSGAHIINDWALFTQAVLVNSALIA from the coding sequence ATGAACACTCACCACACCCGGGCGCTCCCGTCACCGGACAGCACGTCCGCCGAGGACCGCTTCGGCAGGCTGATCGAGCGGAACGACGGGGACGACTTCCCGTTCTACAACGGTGTACCCGTGGCGCTCTCGGTCCGGCAGTGGGTCGTGGCCATCATCGCGGTCGTGGCCGGATTCGTGGCACTGATCGCCATCCCGCAGCCGAACAATTTCGTGGCGCTGATTCCGCGCGCGCTGTTCGTCGGCATTCCGCTGCTCACGCTGGCACTGATCACCCGGGACCACTGGCGCGCCCTGTTCCGCGAGGTGCGCGGGCGCGACGTGCGCACCATGTTCGGATTCGCACTGCTCAATATCGTGGTGAGTTTCGTACTGGCCCTGATCGTCAGCGCGCTGTTCGGCGTCGCCTCGAACGAGGTGATGGAGGACGCCGGGCAGAGCACCGCACTCGATACGGCCGCGTTCTATGTGGGCACCGGCATCCAGCTGGTCGGTGAGGAAGTCTTCACCATGCTGCCCTTCCTCGCACTGATGTCCTTCGTCTTCGGCAGGGTGAAGCCGTCCCGGCGCACTGCGATCGTGCTGGCCTGGCTCGTCAGCGCCGTCTGGTTCGGCGCGGCCCACCTGCCCACCTACGACTGGAATTTCGCGCAGGCGTTCATCATCATCGGCGGCGCCCGGCTGGTTCTCACCCTCGCCTATATCCGCACCAAGAATCTCTGGGTCTCCTCAGGCGCGCACATCATCAACGATTGGGCCCTGTTCACCCAGGCGGTGCTGGTGAACAGCGCCCTGATCGCCTGA
- the fdhD gene encoding formate dehydrogenase accessory sulfurtransferase FdhD, with translation MSRVTARRPTLRISPAGNIQRPDTLVVEEPLEIRTGGKSLTVTMRTPGADIDLIHGFLFAEGIIGELEDIVTARYCAGTDENGQNTYNVLDVQLRHPVPITPRSFLTSSSCGLCGKTALDEVRTRTRYPLPANGISISTDTLADLPGELRSRQTLFDATGGLHGAGLFTVDGEVLVVREDVGRHNAVDKVIGWALRENLIPAHELLLMVSSRASFELVQKAVMAGIPFLGAVSAPSSLAVDLAAEADLTLVGFLRGETMNAYTGIHRLKV, from the coding sequence GTGAGCCGAGTCACCGCCCGCCGCCCCACCCTGCGCATCTCCCCCGCCGGAAATATCCAGCGGCCCGACACCCTGGTGGTAGAGGAGCCGCTGGAGATCCGCACCGGCGGCAAATCTCTGACCGTCACCATGCGCACACCGGGCGCCGATATCGACCTCATCCACGGTTTCCTCTTCGCCGAGGGCATTATCGGTGAGCTCGAGGACATCGTCACCGCCCGCTACTGCGCAGGCACCGACGAGAACGGCCAGAACACCTACAACGTGCTCGACGTGCAATTGCGGCACCCCGTCCCGATCACCCCGCGCAGCTTTCTCACCAGCAGCTCCTGTGGTCTCTGCGGGAAAACCGCGCTCGACGAGGTCCGCACGCGCACCCGCTACCCCCTGCCCGCGAACGGCATCTCGATCTCCACCGACACCCTCGCGGACCTGCCTGGTGAACTCCGCTCCCGCCAAACGCTTTTCGATGCCACCGGCGGCCTGCACGGCGCGGGCCTGTTCACCGTCGACGGTGAGGTCCTGGTGGTGCGCGAGGATGTGGGCCGCCACAATGCCGTGGACAAGGTCATCGGCTGGGCCCTGCGCGAAAACCTGATCCCCGCACACGAACTGCTGCTGATGGTCAGCAGCCGCGCCTCCTTCGAACTCGTCCAGAAGGCGGTGATGGCCGGAATCCCGTTCCTCGGCGCGGTCTCCGCCCCCAGTTCCCTGGCCGTGGATCTGGCCGCCGAAGCAGATCTCACGCTGGTCGGTTTCCTGCGCGGCGAAACCATGAACGCCTACACCGGCATCCACCGGCTGAAGGTCTGA
- a CDS encoding FdhF/YdeP family oxidoreductase gives MHRAAPKKDIDEAALTVTAPKTAAAGVKAVTVALERAVEEMGVVRTARTLTRVNQRHGFDCPGCAWPEPSGARRPAEFCENGAKAVAEEATLRTVTPEFFAAHSIADLDGKSGYWLGQQGRITHPMVLRPGDTHYSPIAWDDAYRLIADNLHALASPDESVFYTSGRTANETAFLYQLLVRSFGTNNLPDCSNMCHESSGTALTASIGIGKGSVTIDDFKKADLIIVAGQNPGTNHPRMLSALGEAKAHGAKVIAVNPLPETGLIGFKDPQTVKGFTGGITIADDFLQIRLGGDMALFQGLGKLLFEAEDRKPGTVVDHAFVNAHTAGFAEYEKQMRAVDLGVVEEATGLTRADLDRTAALLAEAGSVIICWAMGLTQQVHGVATIEEATNLLLMRGMIGKPGAGVCPVRGHSNVQGDRTMGIWEKMPDAFLDALDDRFGISSPREHGWDTVNSIRAMRDGVGKVFFGMGGNFVSATPDTEVTEAALRNCDLTVQVSTKLNRSHVVHGRTALILPTLGRTDEDMQGGARQQVSVEDSMSMVHLSTGRLKPVGTELRSEVAIVCELAQALFGPAHSVPWAQFQRDYDKIRDAIAGVVPGCDDYNTKVRGRNGFQLPHPPRDSREFRTGTGKANFAANDLHWLPVPQGRLILQTLRSHDQYNTTIYGLDDRYRGIHNGRRVVLVHPEDIAEFGFAEDELVDVISEWTDGTERRVEGFRLVGYATPRGNAAAYYPETNPLVPLDHVALRSNTPVSKAVTIRLERHTHRTS, from the coding sequence ATGCATCGTGCCGCGCCGAAAAAAGACATCGATGAGGCCGCGCTGACCGTGACCGCGCCGAAAACCGCGGCAGCGGGCGTCAAAGCGGTGACCGTGGCCCTGGAGCGCGCCGTCGAGGAGATGGGTGTCGTCCGCACGGCCCGCACCCTGACCCGGGTCAATCAGCGGCACGGCTTCGACTGCCCGGGCTGCGCCTGGCCGGAACCCAGCGGCGCCCGCCGCCCCGCGGAATTCTGCGAGAACGGCGCGAAGGCGGTGGCCGAGGAGGCGACGCTGCGCACCGTCACCCCGGAATTCTTCGCCGCGCATTCGATCGCGGATCTGGACGGCAAGTCCGGCTACTGGCTCGGGCAGCAGGGCCGCATCACCCATCCGATGGTGCTGCGCCCCGGCGACACCCACTACTCCCCCATCGCCTGGGACGACGCCTACCGCCTGATCGCCGACAACCTGCACGCCCTGGCCTCCCCCGACGAATCGGTGTTCTACACCTCCGGCCGCACCGCCAACGAGACGGCGTTCCTGTACCAGTTGCTGGTGCGCAGCTTCGGCACCAACAATCTGCCGGACTGCTCGAATATGTGCCACGAATCCTCCGGCACCGCGCTGACCGCCTCCATCGGCATCGGCAAGGGTTCGGTGACGATCGACGATTTCAAGAAGGCCGATCTCATTATCGTGGCCGGGCAGAATCCGGGCACCAACCATCCGCGCATGCTGTCGGCGCTGGGTGAGGCGAAAGCGCACGGCGCCAAGGTGATCGCCGTGAACCCGCTGCCCGAGACCGGGCTCATCGGCTTCAAGGATCCGCAGACGGTCAAGGGCTTCACCGGCGGCATCACCATTGCCGACGACTTCCTGCAGATCCGGCTCGGCGGCGATATGGCGCTGTTCCAGGGCCTGGGCAAACTGCTGTTCGAGGCCGAGGACCGCAAGCCCGGCACCGTGGTGGATCACGCCTTCGTGAATGCGCACACCGCCGGTTTCGCCGAATACGAGAAGCAGATGCGCGCGGTCGATCTCGGCGTGGTCGAGGAGGCCACCGGCCTGACCCGCGCGGATCTGGATCGCACCGCGGCCCTGCTGGCCGAGGCAGGGTCCGTGATCATCTGCTGGGCAATGGGTTTGACACAGCAGGTGCACGGTGTGGCCACCATCGAGGAGGCCACCAATCTGCTGCTCATGCGCGGCATGATCGGCAAGCCGGGTGCGGGTGTCTGCCCGGTGCGCGGGCATTCGAATGTGCAGGGCGACCGCACCATGGGCATCTGGGAGAAGATGCCGGACGCCTTCCTCGACGCCCTGGACGATCGGTTCGGCATCAGCAGCCCGCGTGAACACGGCTGGGACACAGTCAATTCCATCCGCGCCATGCGGGACGGCGTCGGCAAGGTGTTCTTCGGCATGGGCGGCAATTTCGTCTCCGCCACCCCCGACACCGAGGTGACCGAGGCCGCGCTGCGCAATTGCGATCTCACCGTGCAGGTTTCGACGAAGCTCAATCGCAGTCATGTGGTGCACGGCCGGACGGCACTGATCCTGCCGACCCTGGGCCGCACCGACGAGGATATGCAGGGCGGTGCGCGCCAACAGGTTTCGGTCGAGGATTCGATGTCCATGGTGCATCTCTCGACCGGTCGCCTGAAGCCGGTCGGCACCGAACTGCGCAGCGAGGTCGCCATCGTGTGCGAGCTGGCGCAGGCGCTGTTCGGGCCGGCGCATTCGGTGCCGTGGGCGCAATTCCAGCGCGATTACGACAAGATCCGTGACGCCATCGCCGGTGTGGTGCCGGGGTGCGACGACTACAACACGAAGGTGCGGGGCCGCAACGGTTTCCAGCTCCCGCATCCGCCGCGGGACTCCCGCGAATTCCGGACCGGCACCGGCAAGGCCAATTTCGCCGCCAACGATCTGCACTGGCTCCCGGTCCCGCAGGGCCGCCTGATCCTGCAGACGCTGCGCAGCCACGACCAGTACAACACCACCATCTACGGCCTGGACGATCGCTACCGCGGTATCCACAACGGCCGCCGCGTGGTCCTGGTGCATCCGGAGGACATCGCCGAATTCGGGTTCGCGGAAGACGAACTCGTCGACGTGATCTCCGAATGGACCGACGGCACCGAACGCCGGGTCGAAGGCTTCCGCCTGGTCGGCTACGCCACGCCGCGCGGTAACGCCGCCGCCTACTATCCGGAGACCAATCCGCTGGTTCCACTGGATCATGTTGCGCTGCGGTCGAATACGCCCGTCTCCAAGGCGGTCACCATCCGCCTGGAGCGCCACACCCATAGGACGTCGTGA